Proteins from a single region of Thermoanaerobaculia bacterium:
- a CDS encoding cytochrome c3 family protein: protein MVKNSYFYGFLCSFAMVWMAGCSSMGKWDYVPMKDVSVESEVPSASVCVDCHTRQHGTWNKTDHSDPKKMAKIPHPELRECGACHEGLSAHVQNPDLGTPPDLSAMPKHDQNHLCGKCHYNKDIFGQKSINPLNRHGLFMSVGFEGKKRQLSCLDCHEGHGTHADMLKTIRAHTCFQCHKEAIATMGIFQPFNYVTAGKICLSCHAAHGTTTAGHVSRMTLGLAGTCIACHLP, encoded by the coding sequence ATGGTCAAAAATTCCTATTTCTATGGCTTTCTCTGTTCATTTGCTATGGTTTGGATGGCTGGCTGTTCCAGCATGGGGAAGTGGGATTACGTTCCCATGAAGGATGTCAGTGTGGAGTCGGAAGTTCCATCGGCGTCTGTCTGTGTGGATTGCCATACCCGTCAGCATGGTACCTGGAATAAAACGGACCATTCCGACCCAAAGAAAATGGCGAAGATACCCCATCCTGAGCTTCGGGAATGTGGTGCATGTCATGAAGGCCTTTCGGCTCATGTACAGAATCCGGATCTGGGAACGCCTCCGGATCTATCGGCCATGCCGAAGCATGATCAGAACCATCTTTGTGGAAAATGCCACTACAACAAGGACATATTCGGTCAGAAATCAATCAATCCTTTGAATCGTCACGGACTCTTTATGAGCGTCGGATTCGAAGGGAAAAAGCGTCAGCTTTCCTGCCTGGATTGTCATGAGGGACATGGGACTCATGCGGACATGCTCAAGACGATCCGTGCTCACACCTGTTTTCAGTGCCACAAGGAGGCTATCGCGACCATGGGAATATTTCAACCCTTCAACTACGTGACTGCCGGCAAAATCTGCTTATCCTGTCATGCCGCACATGGAACGACCACGGCAGGTCATGTCTCCCGAATGACTCTGGGACTGGCTGGAACCTGTATCGCCTGTCACCTGCCCTAA
- a CDS encoding CopG family transcriptional regulator, whose product MTPTTKRATVYLEQDLHRALKLKAAQTDRSISDLINEAVRMSMIEDIEDLQSLRERVSEPDVPYETVLKDLRARGKL is encoded by the coding sequence ATGACCCCGACAACGAAACGAGCTACGGTCTATCTTGAACAGGATCTTCATCGTGCCCTTAAACTGAAAGCAGCGCAAACGGATCGGAGTATCTCCGACCTTATTAATGAAGCAGTAAGAATGAGCATGATTGAGGACATAGAAGATTTACAGTCCCTTCGTGAACGAGTCAGCGAACCGGACGTTCCGTATGAAACGGTTTTGAAAGATTTAAGGGCTCGTGGGAAACTATAA
- a CDS encoding protein kinase: protein MIETIGHYVIDSQIGRGGMGVVFKAHEPSLNRTVAVKLLGEHLAKDMEFVKRFQREAQSAAALNHPNIVQIYTFGEEDGHYYFAMEYVDGVSVQDMIKSNGRLDPDQAAHIIMQAAQGLAAAHDMAMIHRDIKPANLMVNRQGVVKITDFGIALCTTDQTRLTSSGMLMGTPGYLSPEQCLGKDVDARTDIYALGVSLYEMLTGQVPFNANSPAALIREIVDGRPQDLSLLAPDLPHELRRVVELMMDKDPDQRYQSCHEIAADLAAFLQGRGVNMQATANLVATYSPGASAPGGGKTTPIYRTPTDTPMPSKGVPVLLIVAIVFVAITLLSAGGYFVMKSGMFQSGSGDISAARSGESPESSEGIMEEQQEGSTGDESPDTPAAIPEEGEGAPGQEMTAEDSTQSGHQQKPAMMEPSVRSKADASGTMPSVSSTEVEAPASSRSSGTAEPSPDRSRHAAPAPPNVVMVVALGDPLLGNSIVQDLERALDNRGLKTGEAFSLPEVDRLVDASQQGGGDVSGVLAALSPHCTTAIIARVKLISDRQLQYYGHYDTAWTSDVTITAYDTVTGSPRGKSCRQRLEYTTIGVDALVENDMKECRDSLISQIP from the coding sequence ATGATCGAAACCATTGGACATTACGTCATCGATTCCCAGATTGGTCGCGGAGGTATGGGGGTCGTTTTCAAGGCCCATGAACCTTCCCTGAACCGTACCGTCGCCGTTAAACTGCTGGGAGAGCATCTCGCCAAGGATATGGAGTTTGTGAAGAGATTCCAGCGTGAAGCTCAGTCGGCAGCGGCGCTGAATCACCCCAACATCGTTCAGATTTATACCTTTGGGGAAGAAGACGGGCACTATTACTTTGCAATGGAGTATGTCGACGGCGTCTCGGTACAGGACATGATCAAGAGCAACGGCCGACTCGATCCCGACCAGGCTGCCCATATCATCATGCAGGCGGCTCAGGGACTGGCAGCCGCCCACGATATGGCGATGATTCACCGGGATATTAAGCCTGCCAACCTGATGGTGAACCGTCAGGGAGTCGTCAAAATAACCGATTTCGGAATTGCCCTGTGCACGACGGATCAGACCCGTCTGACTTCCAGCGGGATGTTGATGGGAACTCCCGGGTATCTTTCTCCCGAGCAATGCCTTGGTAAAGATGTGGATGCCAGAACCGATATATACGCCCTCGGAGTCAGCCTTTACGAGATGCTGACCGGGCAGGTGCCCTTCAATGCCAATAGCCCGGCAGCTTTGATTAGAGAAATTGTGGACGGAAGACCGCAGGATTTATCTCTTCTGGCTCCCGACCTGCCCCATGAATTGCGGCGGGTCGTCGAGCTCATGATGGACAAGGATCCGGACCAGCGCTACCAGAGCTGTCACGAGATTGCAGCTGATCTGGCAGCATTTCTCCAGGGACGGGGCGTCAACATGCAGGCCACGGCCAATCTCGTGGCGACCTATTCTCCAGGTGCATCGGCCCCGGGCGGAGGAAAGACCACTCCAATTTACAGGACGCCAACAGATACACCCATGCCATCAAAAGGTGTGCCCGTCCTGCTCATCGTCGCGATAGTCTTTGTCGCGATCACCCTTCTTTCCGCAGGCGGATATTTTGTCATGAAGTCGGGCATGTTTCAGAGTGGATCCGGGGATATTTCCGCAGCCCGGAGTGGTGAGTCCCCGGAATCGTCAGAAGGCATTATGGAAGAGCAGCAGGAAGGCTCAACAGGGGATGAATCACCAGATACCCCTGCTGCCATTCCGGAGGAGGGGGAAGGGGCGCCGGGTCAGGAGATGACAGCTGAGGATTCAACACAGTCAGGCCATCAGCAAAAACCGGCCATGATGGAACCATCGGTTCGATCCAAGGCTGATGCCAGCGGAACGATGCCTTCCGTTTCGAGTACGGAGGTCGAAGCACCCGCATCCAGTAGGTCTTCCGGAACTGCAGAACCGTCTCCTGATCGATCCCGGCATGCGGCTCCTGCGCCTCCCAATGTCGTCATGGTCGTGGCGCTGGGAGATCCTCTCCTTGGGAATTCTATCGTGCAGGATCTGGAGCGCGCTCTGGATAACCGTGGTCTCAAGACAGGAGAAGCGTTCAGCCTGCCGGAGGTGGATCGCCTGGTAGATGCTTCTCAGCAGGGTGGAGGAGATGTGTCCGGTGTTCTGGCAGCTTTGTCTCCCCACTGTACAACAGCCATCATTGCCCGGGTCAAATTGATCAGTGATCGTCAGCTCCAGTATTACGGTCATTACGATACGGCCTGGACCTCAGATGTTACGATTACGGCCTACGATACCGTTACCGGTTCTCCCAGGGGGAAAAGCTGCAGGCAACGGCTTGAGTACACAACCATAGGCGTTGATGCTCTCGTTGAAAATGACATGAAAGAGTGCCGGGATTCCCTGATTTCGCAGATACCGTAA
- the hgcB gene encoding mercury methylation ferredoxin HgcB, whose product MKDFRYIRNVATLHLNPASCSGCGVCSIVCPHRILAIEKRKAVIQDLDLCMECGACSQNCPTGALTVRRGVGCAAAVINGWIRKTDPSCDCSSGPECC is encoded by the coding sequence ATGAAGGACTTTCGATATATCCGGAACGTAGCCACGCTTCACCTGAATCCAGCATCCTGCTCCGGATGTGGCGTCTGTTCAATCGTATGTCCTCACCGGATTCTCGCCATCGAAAAACGAAAGGCTGTCATCCAGGATCTGGATCTCTGCATGGAATGTGGAGCATGCTCACAGAATTGTCCCACGGGGGCTCTGACAGTTCGTAGAGGTGTGGGGTGTGCAGCGGCTGTGATCAACGGCTGGATTCGAAAAACCGATCCTTCCTGTGACTGCAGCTCCGGGCCGGAATGCTGTTGA
- a CDS encoding M28 family peptidase, protein MVKSADPLPADDRIKTLESINDQDPVAASPAEEDEAWIHISRDDLDCISCTPSPISTGSLLSTIRVLNRFGAYSGWRHSTSAGEAEARAWILSRLDSLSYLKLQGMVVEETPFHTGLGIEFHESRVFLTVGGMEWEVDSDALPGDRDILSRALRFDSDGTPNDRNPDPVEVSGGTVIVDSLSDLQELSAAIVTGKIVIADYALFDRSILNTNTAYNRAAALLGLGPEALILVTQFSDTPGASHGTFSGDVSVFNSVESVPIIPILKMRIEDLSPAGISDWADFSRIESVRLIWDTDILSPGESAYLLVRIPGIDGNKAVILGAHYDSANSPGALDDGSGVASLLAVAGTMNQLQIQPPVDVYLVFFGSHERGLYGSSVFANEHSDLLDHTLAMLQIDCLTHPLDGIQGHIYLEGWPYVYFGNDELPWSDFLSDQAGNADISAWPFEYAGLASDNSSLAGYNVPGANLIFMNPYQMGEVHRDGHLHDPYDTVYLAAMESQALSEMAQVALLAATETNGLISGFRVTPLPDKRAVFVASHTEGPHMTPVGFTEFGMALAWAGWDVDTIPYGKALTEGDLTGASMVIVPPVHDYPTPESGDQPYDEMWTQAEVDILSDWVNDGGFLILTNSAHRLKYYNMMLEENEDALDLNLLASCFGVEFINSTLPGSPVQFTGHHSLLTGVRDLDFLYNNGIPFTLDSGQLLVNAGGPAVAILSHGSGEVLVLSDIGLLGNTGGYPTNLPFWNNIAAYADQRNTR, encoded by the coding sequence TTGGTTAAATCCGCGGATCCCCTTCCCGCTGATGACCGGATCAAAACCCTGGAAAGCATCAATGACCAGGACCCGGTGGCGGCAAGTCCCGCAGAGGAAGATGAAGCCTGGATCCATATTTCCAGAGACGATCTGGATTGTATCTCCTGCACGCCTTCCCCTATCTCCACTGGCTCCCTCCTATCTACGATTCGGGTATTGAACCGTTTCGGAGCCTATTCCGGGTGGCGCCATTCAACATCCGCAGGAGAGGCAGAAGCCCGTGCATGGATCCTGTCGCGGCTCGATTCGTTATCGTATCTAAAATTGCAAGGAATGGTAGTTGAAGAGACTCCGTTCCATACCGGGCTGGGGATTGAATTCCATGAATCCCGTGTTTTTCTGACCGTCGGAGGCATGGAATGGGAGGTCGATTCTGATGCTCTTCCAGGAGACCGGGACATATTATCCAGAGCTCTGCGATTTGATTCGGACGGCACCCCCAATGACCGTAACCCCGACCCTGTAGAAGTGTCAGGAGGTACCGTGATCGTGGATTCCCTATCGGACCTCCAGGAATTAAGCGCCGCGATTGTAACCGGGAAAATTGTCATTGCCGATTATGCCCTTTTTGATCGAAGTATTCTGAACACGAATACTGCCTATAACCGAGCTGCCGCCCTTCTGGGACTGGGACCCGAAGCACTCATTCTTGTCACACAATTTTCCGATACTCCGGGAGCCAGCCACGGGACCTTTTCCGGGGATGTTTCGGTATTCAATTCCGTAGAGAGCGTTCCAATAATTCCCATTCTCAAAATGCGGATCGAGGATCTTTCTCCCGCCGGGATTTCAGACTGGGCTGACTTTTCCAGAATCGAGTCGGTACGTCTGATCTGGGACACAGACATCCTCTCTCCCGGGGAATCCGCCTATCTCCTGGTTCGAATTCCCGGAATCGACGGTAATAAGGCCGTCATTCTGGGAGCCCACTACGATAGCGCAAACTCCCCCGGTGCTCTGGATGACGGGAGTGGCGTCGCCTCGCTCCTTGCGGTGGCCGGCACAATGAACCAGCTCCAGATTCAGCCTCCGGTCGATGTCTACCTTGTATTCTTCGGGAGCCACGAACGTGGTCTCTATGGCTCATCTGTCTTTGCAAATGAGCATTCCGATCTTCTCGACCATACGCTGGCAATGCTCCAGATCGACTGCCTCACCCATCCCCTGGATGGCATCCAGGGCCATATCTACCTGGAAGGATGGCCCTATGTATATTTTGGAAACGATGAACTTCCCTGGTCAGATTTCCTCTCCGACCAGGCGGGCAATGCGGATATTTCGGCATGGCCTTTTGAGTATGCCGGGCTCGCTTCGGATAATTCGAGCCTGGCAGGATACAACGTACCCGGTGCCAATCTTATTTTTATGAATCCATATCAGATGGGAGAAGTCCACCGGGATGGCCATCTCCACGACCCCTATGATACGGTCTATCTGGCCGCCATGGAAAGTCAGGCTTTATCCGAAATGGCACAGGTAGCCCTCCTAGCAGCAACAGAGACGAATGGCCTCATCTCGGGTTTCCGGGTTACCCCTCTCCCGGACAAACGGGCTGTCTTTGTCGCAAGCCATACCGAGGGCCCCCACATGACCCCGGTAGGATTTACAGAATTTGGAATGGCCCTGGCATGGGCAGGATGGGATGTCGACACGATCCCATACGGAAAAGCATTAACGGAAGGCGATCTTACAGGAGCTTCCATGGTTATTGTCCCCCCCGTCCATGATTACCCGACCCCGGAATCGGGTGATCAACCGTATGACGAGATGTGGACCCAGGCTGAAGTTGATATCCTGAGCGACTGGGTAAACGACGGAGGATTCTTAATCCTGACAAACAGTGCTCACCGGTTAAAGTACTACAACATGATGCTGGAAGAGAATGAAGACGCGCTTGACCTAAACCTTCTTGCATCCTGTTTTGGTGTAGAGTTTATCAATTCGACTCTTCCCGGATCCCCGGTTCAGTTCACCGGTCACCACTCCCTGCTCACTGGAGTCAGGGATCTTGATTTTCTCTACAACAACGGAATTCCCTTCACACTCGATTCAGGTCAGCTTCTCGTCAATGCGGGAGGACCCGCTGTCGCAATTCTCTCCCATGGATCTGGAGAAGTCCTGGTCCTCTCCGACATCGGGCTCCTGGGCAACACCGGAGGATACCCGACCAATCTGCCCTTCTGGAACAATATCGCAGCCTACGCCGATCAGCGCAACACCAGATGA
- a CDS encoding DUF4339 domain-containing protein — MATYDCGSDQYHLSRAGQQYGPYTWEALYQLGINGNLYPGDQIWSESLGTWTSIETIPELKQYITTVQTGRPKWLIPATLTLFGLAVILVAAVLFRQTTRLTVKEYYPRSGPAGSCVLLEISKSVEPEHVKILCEDHNLAFSYLGDNCYSVILPTDPSSNQIRLLYKDKEADSVSFAVLQPEITLLHEEKLRPSPTGQRIESKAGISVTLPGEFLDKQRYLTISRVTNPAVPRQDPFHDLEYIDITIDGLSQLKDYIEIGIPYDPSLIDPSIPLEANFDPAYWNEEEQKWIDVYYRVDPDSHKVYFITNHLSVTITGLAAWAAVVGVASEIGERLLNDKYISRDRKVRILYSDADLQQRFPNKNWEARIAQGRLHAGNWYDPNISSAVQDIGHIFDISLDCYMREGFADPTVKTVWGKHVYNRYVKVKVDSWYNAGGEMSHDTFWDQINVPSYLINTYFYDENMTARDTFEDRFTRLKAFLSHELFHVFQRPYYSITIALIQTPHLWWREACAEWASHDLAKIPDRPGWYKDSPHITPRIGPKYLDFPADTSGEIPGTFRGDALEYQYLNSVFIRYLVRQRNISIRDVTERIAAEGSANPLEPLRVYLRGRTGLGFDELFADYAPWLLQESQVPLSDFSHPDNQSIAAERSDTVIIKGTEATLRFYQNCGDSGNQFRLTAFKVSGGREHLTPQDTPLFRLEECYPDDYEEIEVEKGDHLYFIAPNGETKPARAGLTVQTMSDDEWENAAYITMEAKPNGTAKVWAIQICSEAILIDPPEIENATTHKDYEFDIKAVGLPDFIKEAAFTYDFGDKQKDSTGKVTVPVSGGEAQFSLTHAYKPIPNLNGSTEPIVYTLTVEMYHEKEKRLEAEADVSIDPVELVVTPRHSVGPPGATFDMEAKARPEDNYRFVWEMEGKAEAFEDQGRESGIAPVLEREGKFAVTVNLYDLNGTLLAKDRVTAEVTKEETSKPKGGGYWKLDRVETEAKNIRQMYPDDPIPLGNAKAHCGENFTTSVSIHREEVSISYSGNKKESMGGGEESVEYLSTWTDPGDIIRPGILELRFSSRELARNYKGGDIIMEAGFNDGPQGYFLKRVINSANFMELDKSYRCHTTVKLGEDPATDTCTMTPEITEGQEGGEIYFSINAISWHGHASLTMIYIWTPEPN; from the coding sequence TTGGCCACCTATGATTGCGGGTCAGACCAATACCATCTTTCCCGTGCAGGTCAACAGTACGGTCCCTACACCTGGGAAGCCCTCTACCAACTCGGCATCAACGGCAACCTCTACCCGGGGGATCAGATCTGGTCGGAGTCCCTTGGGACATGGACCTCCATTGAAACGATTCCGGAACTGAAACAATATATCACCACGGTACAAACCGGGAGACCGAAGTGGCTTATTCCTGCAACCCTGACGCTGTTCGGCCTTGCCGTCATCCTCGTAGCGGCTGTTCTCTTTCGTCAGACTACCCGCCTGACCGTTAAAGAGTACTACCCCAGAAGCGGCCCGGCCGGATCCTGTGTTCTTCTGGAGATCAGCAAGAGTGTCGAACCCGAGCATGTAAAAATTCTCTGCGAAGATCACAATCTAGCCTTTTCTTACCTGGGTGACAATTGCTATTCCGTAATCCTTCCCACGGATCCTTCATCGAATCAGATCCGTCTTCTCTACAAGGATAAGGAGGCAGATTCCGTCTCTTTCGCCGTTCTTCAGCCGGAAATCACGCTCCTGCACGAAGAAAAGCTGAGACCCTCCCCCACAGGTCAAAGGATTGAATCGAAAGCAGGGATCTCCGTCACTCTGCCCGGGGAGTTCCTGGACAAACAGCGATACCTTACGATTTCCAGAGTGACGAACCCGGCTGTTCCCAGGCAGGATCCCTTCCATGATTTGGAGTATATTGACATTACAATTGACGGACTGTCGCAGCTGAAGGATTACATAGAAATTGGGATTCCCTACGATCCATCGCTTATCGATCCCTCCATTCCCCTGGAAGCCAACTTTGATCCCGCCTACTGGAATGAAGAGGAACAGAAGTGGATTGATGTCTACTACCGTGTGGATCCGGACTCACATAAAGTCTACTTCATCACCAATCACCTCTCTGTCACCATTACGGGACTTGCCGCCTGGGCAGCTGTAGTCGGTGTCGCTTCAGAGATCGGAGAGAGGCTCCTGAACGACAAGTACATCTCCCGTGACAGGAAGGTCCGGATCCTTTACTCCGATGCGGATCTGCAACAACGGTTTCCCAACAAAAATTGGGAGGCCAGGATCGCCCAGGGTAGACTTCACGCGGGAAACTGGTATGATCCAAATATCTCATCTGCAGTCCAGGATATCGGCCATATCTTCGATATCTCCCTGGATTGCTACATGCGGGAGGGTTTTGCCGACCCGACCGTCAAGACGGTGTGGGGTAAGCACGTCTACAACCGCTACGTGAAGGTCAAGGTAGATTCCTGGTATAACGCCGGGGGGGAAATGTCCCATGACACCTTCTGGGACCAGATCAATGTTCCTTCCTACCTGATCAACACCTACTTTTATGATGAAAACATGACGGCCAGGGATACCTTTGAGGACCGTTTCACCAGGTTGAAGGCCTTCCTTTCCCATGAGCTTTTCCATGTTTTTCAGCGCCCCTATTACAGCATCACGATCGCATTAATACAAACTCCTCACCTCTGGTGGAGAGAGGCGTGCGCAGAGTGGGCATCACACGACCTGGCAAAGATTCCCGACCGCCCGGGGTGGTATAAAGATTCGCCCCATATCACACCCAGGATCGGACCGAAGTACCTTGACTTTCCCGCGGATACATCAGGGGAAATTCCAGGAACGTTTCGAGGAGATGCACTTGAGTACCAGTACCTGAACTCCGTTTTCATCCGTTACCTGGTTCGACAGAGAAATATATCGATCAGGGACGTCACGGAGAGAATCGCCGCAGAAGGAAGTGCAAATCCCCTGGAACCCCTGCGCGTCTATCTACGGGGAAGGACCGGCCTCGGGTTTGACGAACTGTTCGCGGACTATGCACCCTGGCTCCTTCAGGAGTCCCAGGTGCCGCTCTCCGATTTTTCTCACCCCGACAACCAGTCGATTGCGGCAGAGCGCAGTGATACCGTGATCATTAAAGGCACGGAAGCGACCCTGCGTTTTTACCAGAATTGCGGGGACAGCGGGAACCAGTTCAGGCTGACAGCCTTCAAAGTTTCCGGAGGCCGCGAGCATCTTACTCCCCAGGACACTCCCCTCTTTCGTCTGGAGGAGTGCTACCCGGACGATTACGAAGAGATCGAGGTCGAAAAGGGTGATCATCTTTATTTCATCGCTCCCAATGGGGAGACAAAACCTGCAAGAGCCGGCCTGACCGTTCAGACCATGAGTGATGATGAATGGGAGAATGCAGCCTATATCACGATGGAAGCCAAACCCAACGGGACAGCAAAAGTCTGGGCTATTCAAATATGCAGTGAAGCTATCCTTATTGATCCGCCGGAGATCGAGAACGCAACCACCCATAAAGACTATGAGTTCGACATCAAGGCCGTTGGCCTTCCTGATTTCATAAAGGAGGCTGCCTTCACCTACGACTTCGGGGATAAGCAGAAAGATTCAACGGGAAAGGTCACCGTACCGGTTAGTGGCGGGGAAGCCCAATTCTCCCTTACCCACGCGTACAAACCCATACCCAATCTGAATGGCTCCACCGAACCCATTGTATACACGCTCACGGTAGAGATGTACCATGAGAAAGAAAAACGGCTGGAAGCGGAAGCCGATGTCAGCATCGATCCCGTGGAGCTGGTAGTCACACCCAGGCACTCCGTCGGGCCTCCCGGAGCCACCTTCGACATGGAAGCGAAGGCACGTCCTGAGGACAACTACAGGTTTGTATGGGAAATGGAAGGGAAGGCTGAAGCCTTTGAAGACCAGGGCAGGGAGTCGGGCATCGCTCCGGTGCTGGAACGGGAAGGAAAGTTCGCTGTCACAGTGAACCTGTACGATCTGAACGGAACCCTGCTGGCGAAGGATCGGGTGACCGCGGAGGTCACAAAGGAAGAGACTTCGAAACCGAAGGGCGGAGGATACTGGAAGCTGGACAGGGTCGAAACGGAGGCGAAGAATATACGGCAGATGTATCCGGACGACCCGATTCCCCTGGGTAACGCAAAGGCACATTGCGGTGAAAACTTCACAACCTCCGTTTCAATTCACCGAGAGGAGGTCAGTATAAGCTATTCCGGGAATAAAAAAGAGAGCATGGGGGGTGGCGAGGAAAGTGTTGAATATCTCTCCACCTGGACCGATCCCGGGGACATCATCCGCCCCGGCATCCTTGAATTAAGGTTCTCATCAAGGGAACTGGCAAGGAACTATAAGGGCGGAGATATAATTATGGAAGCAGGGTTTAACGATGGTCCTCAGGGATATTTCCTGAAAAGAGTCATTAATAGTGCAAACTTCATGGAGCTGGATAAGAGTTACCGCTGTCACACGACCGTCAAACTCGGGGAGGATCCGGCCACCGATACATGCACCATGACACCCGAAATCACCGAGGGGCAGGAGGGAGGCGAAATCTACTTCTCGATCAATGCTATTTCATGGCATGGACATGCCAGCCTCACCATGATCTACATCTGGACCCCGGAACCCAACTGA
- a CDS encoding type II toxin-antitoxin system RelE/ParE family toxin → MGNYKIVFKSSAIKELEEIALKKDRNALITSISSLSDNPRPRGCKKMTSRSAFRIRKGIYGVIYQVDDERQLVKIFKIGKRREVYR, encoded by the coding sequence GTGGGAAACTATAAGATCGTCTTTAAATCTTCCGCGATAAAAGAGCTTGAAGAGATTGCATTAAAAAAAGACCGTAACGCCCTTATTACCAGCATTTCTTCTCTTTCCGATAATCCCCGGCCACGTGGATGCAAAAAGATGACATCTCGATCGGCTTTCCGTATCCGCAAGGGAATTTATGGAGTCATTTATCAGGTTGATGATGAAAGACAACTGGTTAAAATCTTCAAAATTGGTAAACGAAGGGAAGTGTACCGGTAA
- the hgcA gene encoding mercury methylation corrinoid protein HgcA yields MEESKPLSCCCSCAPVPCGPGDTTSRPERTEPYLNGWIDSAAGPVPRLSTILSREDHRGSRRVRWGIGRDSYRIAPGLYGIGSPDSHSPVLVTANYKLTVDTLRSKLRGIHAWILVLDTKGINVWCAAGKGTFGTEELLYRMSDVKISSVVSHRKLILPQLGAPGIRSYEITRQTGFKVIYGPLRAEDIPYFLHHDFTATEEMRQVHFDWKERITVVPVEIVQGLKQLGTGLSIVAVLLSLMSFSDGITRVLALAAVYGSWFILAFLASSVLTLLLLPWLPGRAFSLKGVWIGIGLSVLFFGFLEVYPVFKVGIWGEAAWLILFPALSSYIAMNFTGSTPFTSLSGVKYEMMRAVPLQVLGVVSALGLWITGVILK; encoded by the coding sequence ATGGAAGAATCGAAGCCCCTCTCCTGCTGCTGTTCATGTGCCCCGGTTCCCTGTGGTCCCGGTGATACGACTTCCCGCCCGGAGAGAACGGAACCTTACCTGAATGGGTGGATTGATTCTGCCGCAGGACCTGTTCCCCGTCTCAGCACGATTCTTTCGCGGGAAGATCATCGGGGTTCAAGGAGGGTGCGATGGGGAATTGGGCGGGATTCCTACAGAATCGCACCGGGGCTGTACGGAATCGGATCTCCGGATTCACATTCACCTGTGCTGGTGACGGCGAACTACAAATTGACCGTTGATACGCTGAGATCAAAGCTTCGAGGAATCCATGCATGGATTCTGGTTCTGGACACAAAGGGTATCAATGTGTGGTGTGCCGCGGGGAAGGGAACATTTGGGACGGAAGAACTGCTCTATCGAATGTCGGATGTCAAGATTTCTTCCGTTGTCTCTCACAGGAAACTGATTCTCCCACAATTAGGGGCTCCCGGCATTCGATCCTATGAAATAACCAGACAGACAGGATTCAAAGTAATCTATGGACCCTTGCGGGCCGAGGATATTCCATACTTTCTACATCACGACTTCACAGCCACAGAAGAGATGCGGCAGGTCCATTTTGACTGGAAGGAGCGTATCACCGTTGTTCCTGTCGAGATTGTGCAGGGATTGAAACAGCTCGGAACAGGTCTTTCTATCGTAGCGGTTCTTCTCTCTCTCATGTCCTTCTCGGATGGGATCACGAGGGTTCTTGCCCTCGCGGCCGTATATGGAAGCTGGTTTATCCTTGCTTTTCTCGCATCCAGTGTTCTCACCCTGCTTCTGCTTCCCTGGCTGCCAGGACGGGCGTTTTCCCTGAAAGGTGTCTGGATTGGGATTGGACTTTCCGTTCTCTTCTTTGGGTTCCTGGAGGTCTATCCTGTCTTTAAAGTGGGTATATGGGGCGAAGCAGCCTGGCTCATACTCTTTCCCGCCCTGTCGAGCTATATCGCCATGAATTTCACCGGCTCCACGCCGTTCACTTCTCTCTCCGGTGTGAAATACGAAATGATGCGGGCGGTTCCGCTTCAGGTTCTTGGAGTGGTTTCCGCCCTGGGGTTGTGGATCACAGGGGTGATCCTGAAATGA